From Prochlorococcus sp. MIT 1223, the proteins below share one genomic window:
- a CDS encoding DegT/DnrJ/EryC1/StrS family aminotransferase, whose product MDIEKISYAKTVYGQEEINAVIKCLNESTQMGRYSREFEKKVAKLFSKKNCAYVNSGSSALFLGIEALNFPKGSEVITPALTFSTTVGCLVKNNLIPSFVDVEPLSYCIDPNKIEELINSNTVAILAPNLLGNICDWPKIREIANKHNLVVIEDSADTIGAKINNIKTGEYTDMSITSFYGSHIINCAGNGGALSVNDDSVFTRVKLLRSWGRSSSLFDENSESIENRFNVNLDGIEYDAKFVFETIGYNLEGSEIGAAFGLEQLKKLSTNIQTRRINFDKQQRFFSRYDSYFSTPEELKGSETGWLAYPLLIKEKAPFSRKEFQIYLEQQQIQTRVIFTGNILRQPMCKNIVKSLNQKGYKNSDNIMKNGVLLPLHHGMSESMFNRLHQTIEDFLSVRK is encoded by the coding sequence ATGGACATAGAAAAAATTTCCTATGCCAAAACCGTTTATGGACAAGAAGAAATTAATGCGGTAATAAAATGCCTGAATGAATCAACTCAAATGGGAAGATATTCAAGAGAATTCGAAAAGAAGGTAGCAAAATTATTTAGCAAGAAAAACTGTGCATACGTAAACTCAGGCTCGTCGGCATTGTTTTTAGGTATAGAGGCACTAAATTTCCCAAAAGGCAGTGAAGTTATAACTCCAGCTTTGACATTCTCAACAACAGTAGGATGCTTAGTTAAGAATAATCTTATCCCAAGCTTTGTTGATGTAGAACCGTTAAGCTATTGCATTGATCCAAATAAGATTGAGGAGCTAATTAATAGCAATACAGTAGCCATATTAGCTCCAAATTTGTTGGGTAATATATGCGACTGGCCCAAGATTAGGGAAATTGCAAATAAACATAATTTAGTCGTAATAGAGGATAGTGCAGACACTATTGGCGCAAAAATAAATAATATCAAGACAGGAGAATATACCGATATGTCCATAACTAGTTTCTATGGATCTCATATAATAAATTGTGCTGGCAATGGGGGTGCACTATCTGTAAATGATGATTCAGTTTTTACAAGAGTTAAATTATTGCGATCATGGGGAAGAAGCTCATCATTATTTGATGAAAATAGTGAATCTATTGAAAATAGATTTAATGTTAATTTAGATGGAATTGAATATGATGCGAAGTTTGTTTTTGAAACTATTGGCTATAATCTAGAAGGCAGTGAAATAGGAGCAGCCTTTGGTTTAGAACAATTAAAAAAATTATCTACTAATATTCAGACAAGAAGGATAAACTTTGATAAACAGCAACGTTTCTTTTCTAGATATGATAGTTATTTCTCAACTCCAGAAGAACTTAAAGGTTCTGAAACAGGTTGGCTTGCATACCCATTACTTATAAAAGAAAAGGCTCCATTTTCGCGGAAGGAATTTCAAATATATCTAGAACAACAGCAAATACAAACAAGAGTGATTTTTACAGGGAATATATTAAGACAGCCCATGTGTAAGAATATTGTTAAGAGTCTAAATCAAAAAGGTTATAAGAACTCAGATAATATAATGAAGAATGGTGTCCTCTTGCCTCTGCATCACGGAATGTCTGAAAGTATGTTTAATAGATTACATCAAACAATAGAAGATTTTCTTAGCGTTAGAAAATAA
- the rfbF gene encoding glucose-1-phosphate cytidylyltransferase — protein MKAVILAGGLGTRLSEETHLKPKPMIEIGGRPILWHIMKIYSFHGINDFIICCGYKGYQIKQYFSNYWLHMNDITFHMDLGDIEVHQKKVEPWKVTLIDTGESTMTGGRLKRISSFLEGDDFCMTYGDGLSDVNISKLIKFHLTHKLSATITSVRPQARFGALEVGKDGIVNRFNEKPISEGGRINGGFFVLNPRVINEIDSDNTIWEQDPLCRLVKSKQLKAYNHDGFWHPMDTLRDKIYLNTLWNDNQAPWKVW, from the coding sequence TTGAAGGCTGTAATCTTAGCTGGAGGCTTAGGAACAAGACTAAGTGAAGAAACTCACTTAAAGCCAAAGCCTATGATTGAAATAGGAGGGAGACCTATCCTTTGGCATATAATGAAAATATATAGTTTTCATGGAATTAATGATTTTATAATATGTTGTGGCTATAAAGGTTATCAAATTAAGCAATATTTTTCTAACTATTGGCTCCATATGAATGATATTACTTTTCATATGGATTTAGGGGATATTGAAGTTCATCAAAAAAAAGTTGAGCCATGGAAAGTAACACTAATCGATACAGGTGAATCAACTATGACTGGAGGAAGACTGAAAAGAATATCAAGCTTTCTAGAAGGTGATGATTTCTGCATGACTTATGGTGATGGTTTATCTGATGTCAATATTAGTAAATTAATTAAATTTCATTTAACACATAAATTATCAGCCACTATCACTTCTGTTCGCCCTCAAGCAAGGTTTGGAGCTTTAGAGGTTGGGAAAGATGGGATAGTCAATAGATTCAATGAAAAGCCTATAAGTGAAGGTGGAAGAATAAATGGCGGTTTTTTTGTTCTCAATCCTAGAGTTATAAATGAGATTGACTCTGATAATACAATTTGGGAACAAGATCCTCTTTGTCGGTTAGTAAAAAGCAAGCAACTTAAAGCATATAATCATGATGGTTTTTGGCATCCAATGGATACATTAAGAGATAAAATTTACCTAAACACTTTGTGGAATGATAATCAAGCTCCCTGGAAAGTATGGTGA
- the rfbG gene encoding CDP-glucose 4,6-dehydratase produces MVNINFGFWKDKRVLITGHTGFKGTWLLIWLIQLQADVYGISISDGQDGNLYNSVKNSIKNKFISRHIDIRNSEKLFKAVKEIKPDVIIHLAAQALVKESYKDPISTWSTNVMGTINLLESLHNLNSQCSVVCVTTDKVYENKNWCYGYRENDSLGGIDPYSASKAATEIAVNSWRNSFCGEKNYQKSNLGIATARVGNAIGGGDWSKDRLVPDCIRALIENESIKIRYPNAVRPWQFVLEPLVGYLLLAEKLSESTFTYSTEYNFGPNDESNKTVLEVVKKIAYLWGGEYLIEKELNSYHEENLLKLDIYKAKNLLGWYPKWGFDKSISQTISWYRNIALGSEPYQECLQNIKIFESKN; encoded by the coding sequence ATGGTGAATATTAATTTTGGTTTTTGGAAAGATAAAAGAGTCCTTATTACAGGCCATACTGGTTTTAAAGGAACTTGGTTGCTAATTTGGCTTATTCAACTACAAGCTGATGTTTACGGTATATCTATCTCTGACGGTCAAGATGGAAACTTATATAATTCTGTAAAAAACTCTATAAAAAATAAATTCATTAGTAGGCATATAGATATAAGAAATTCAGAGAAACTTTTTAAAGCTGTTAAAGAGATAAAGCCAGATGTGATAATTCATTTAGCTGCTCAAGCACTTGTAAAAGAAAGCTATAAAGATCCGATTTCAACATGGTCAACAAATGTTATGGGTACAATAAATTTACTAGAATCATTGCATAATTTAAACTCACAATGCTCTGTTGTATGTGTCACAACTGATAAGGTCTATGAAAATAAAAATTGGTGTTATGGATACAGAGAAAATGATTCTCTTGGTGGAATAGATCCCTACAGTGCTAGTAAAGCAGCTACAGAAATAGCTGTAAATAGCTGGAGAAATAGTTTCTGTGGCGAAAAGAATTATCAAAAATCTAATCTAGGAATAGCTACTGCTAGGGTTGGTAATGCTATAGGCGGTGGAGATTGGTCTAAAGACAGACTAGTTCCAGATTGTATAAGAGCACTAATTGAGAATGAGTCAATCAAAATAAGATATCCAAATGCAGTTAGACCATGGCAATTTGTACTTGAACCTTTAGTTGGATATCTTTTATTAGCAGAAAAACTTTCTGAGTCAACATTTACTTATTCGACTGAGTATAATTTCGGGCCGAATGATGAAAGTAATAAGACAGTTCTAGAAGTAGTTAAAAAAATAGCTTATCTTTGGGGTGGAGAATATCTGATCGAAAAAGAATTAAATAGTTATCATGAAGAAAATCTATTAAAATTAGATATCTATAAAGCAAAGAATTTATTAGGTTGGTATCCAAAGTGGGGATTTGATAAATCTATAAGTCAAACCATTAGTTGGTATCGAAATATAGCGTTAGGTTCAGAACCTTATCAAGAGTGCCTGCAAAATATAAAAATATTTGAAAGTAAGAATTAA
- a CDS encoding NAD-dependent epimerase/dehydratase family protein: MKLFITGANGSIGSELCKLSHSKNIYNKVFIRRNSQCNHNYYQEKVVLNDISDVNENEFKNIDVLVHLAAVGVDQSKYYEPKDVFNFNVFKSTELILKAINSGIKKFIIIGSCTEYGKTADMLKENISVMDTLLPTSIYSASKAAFSSSCIGLAYSYGVSIYILRPFNVYGETEASSRLYTSLINKAECGEDFHITQGDQIKDFSSYSETAQRIFDEILIINESKDRTIKIKNLGSGNQISVYEFAKKVWLEKSAKGKIIKGALPYRKNEPMKCIPDLKLIFEDIV, encoded by the coding sequence ATGAAACTATTTATAACAGGTGCAAATGGAAGTATAGGCAGCGAATTATGTAAACTAAGTCACTCAAAGAATATTTATAATAAAGTTTTTATTCGTAGAAATAGCCAATGTAATCACAATTACTATCAAGAGAAGGTTGTTCTTAATGATATATCAGATGTTAATGAAAATGAATTCAAGAATATTGATGTTTTGGTTCACTTGGCAGCTGTTGGAGTAGATCAATCAAAGTATTATGAACCCAAAGATGTTTTCAACTTTAACGTATTTAAATCGACAGAATTAATATTAAAGGCAATTAATTCAGGAATTAAAAAATTTATAATAATAGGTAGTTGTACCGAATATGGAAAGACTGCAGATATGTTAAAAGAAAATATTTCGGTAATGGATACATTATTACCAACAAGTATTTATTCGGCCAGCAAGGCTGCCTTTAGCTCTTCGTGCATAGGATTAGCCTATTCGTATGGAGTTTCAATCTATATACTTAGACCATTTAATGTTTATGGTGAGACTGAGGCAAGTAGCAGGCTATATACAAGTTTAATTAATAAGGCTGAATGTGGAGAGGATTTTCATATAACACAAGGGGATCAAATAAAGGATTTTTCTAGTTATTCTGAGACTGCTCAAAGAATTTTTGATGAAATATTAATTATAAATGAGTCTAAAGACAGAACAATAAAGATTAAAAATCTTGGCAGCGGGAATCAAATTTCTGTATATGAATTTGCTAAAAAAGTCTGGTTAGAGAAATCTGCAAAAGGAAAGATAATAAAAGGAGCACTACCGTATAGAAAAAATGAACCAATGAAATGCATACCAGACCTGAAATTAATATTCGAAGACATTGTATAA
- a CDS encoding glycosyltransferase has translation MEKTINIEFVIPTYNEELNIDDLFELLFRIKKIINTSYLTKTLSWAILVADNGSTDNTIERLNSYKDKLVNFKLLSFHKNYGYAFSTSYLLHKSTGDICILIPADGQIPIDVIINGIKQSINDFRNVLFVRSPDTRSMHIGINIVNLFKRLFYFIVNRFNDDSPIGYFGMGVYLGHSLLPIRQMPRGFIPFQNRSILPKILRQYNLLTFKELDRRKGKSGFNLSNYIYEAISIIARSEYISRYGVQLIISLIFLLLLIVSSTVFLIKLLIPAAIIPGFATIILVVLTSTMLNVLSIYLFAIRIEKILLMPSNNEPIIKDI, from the coding sequence ATGGAAAAAACAATTAACATAGAGTTTGTTATTCCGACCTATAACGAAGAACTTAATATTGATGATTTATTTGAACTCTTATTCAGAATAAAGAAAATTATAAATACTAGTTATTTAACCAAAACATTATCTTGGGCAATATTGGTAGCTGATAATGGGAGCACTGACAATACTATAGAAAGATTAAATTCTTATAAGGACAAACTCGTTAACTTTAAGCTGCTATCCTTCCATAAAAATTATGGTTACGCCTTTTCCACTTCCTATTTGCTTCATAAGTCAACAGGAGATATATGCATCCTTATCCCTGCAGATGGACAAATACCTATTGATGTAATTATCAATGGAATAAAGCAATCTATAAATGATTTTAGGAATGTTTTATTTGTGAGGTCCCCAGATACACGATCTATGCATATTGGAATAAATATAGTAAATTTATTCAAAAGACTATTCTATTTTATAGTTAATAGATTCAACGATGATTCACCGATAGGATATTTCGGTATGGGAGTATATCTTGGACATTCACTTCTTCCTATTAGGCAAATGCCAAGAGGTTTTATACCTTTTCAGAATAGATCTATCTTACCTAAAATTTTAAGACAATATAATTTGTTGACATTTAAAGAGTTAGATAGGCGAAAAGGTAAAAGCGGATTTAATTTATCAAATTATATTTATGAAGCAATTTCAATAATTGCAAGATCTGAATATATCAGTAGATATGGGGTTCAATTAATAATCTCATTAATATTCTTGCTGTTGCTAATCGTAAGCTCAACAGTATTTCTAATAAAACTATTAATTCCAGCCGCTATTATTCCAGGATTTGCTACCATTATACTAGTTGTATTGACATCTACAATGTTAAATGTTTTAAGTATTTATTTATTTGCTATAAGAATAGAGAAGATTCTATTAATGCCTTCCAATAATGAGCCTATAATTAAAGATATATAG
- a CDS encoding DUF1830 domain-containing protein, producing MVDFSYQNITSNMVVLKCIGPDGFFLERVIFPQELFSSMAPEGSQLEIWGIESYGPHLEQRLRVVASKVGDSVAA from the coding sequence ATGGTCGATTTCTCTTATCAAAACATAACTTCCAATATGGTTGTTTTGAAATGCATTGGACCAGATGGATTTTTTTTAGAAAGAGTTATTTTCCCTCAAGAACTTTTCTCATCTATGGCACCAGAAGGTTCACAGTTAGAAATTTGGGGAATAGAGTCCTATGGACCACATTTAGAACAACGCCTTAGAGTGGTTGCATCTAAAGTCGGAGATTCAGTTGCAGCTTAG
- a CDS encoding DUF1330 domain-containing protein, protein MAKGFWLVTTTVTNPAFAEYVEAFQPWVESVGGSVFAKDMEGQTVEGKGGKLAVIIEFPSKQAAIDCYNSSEYQELSKLRWATSTDTNITIMDGDVTH, encoded by the coding sequence ATGGCTAAGGGTTTTTGGCTCGTTACTACAACAGTTACGAATCCAGCTTTTGCTGAATATGTTGAAGCCTTCCAACCCTGGGTTGAATCAGTAGGTGGTTCGGTTTTCGCAAAAGATATGGAGGGCCAAACTGTCGAAGGAAAGGGTGGAAAGTTAGCAGTTATTATTGAATTCCCATCAAAGCAGGCTGCTATTGATTGTTATAACAGTTCCGAATATCAAGAACTAAGCAAGTTACGCTGGGCTACTTCAACAGATACCAACATCACCATCATGGATGGCGATGTGACTCATTAA
- a CDS encoding cupin domain-containing protein has translation MRRFLLLALTAGISIPIVACSPKKQTSLEPVVVKTLISASESWNGDSFSYPKGQAEMKLEKITAQPGFKTPLHLHPQPGIIYLQRGTLYCETSDGQSLTIRAGESFASSQDTAHYCQNIGNEEMVVFSASAGSKGKKTTVPTE, from the coding sequence ATGCGACGTTTTTTACTTCTTGCACTAACAGCTGGAATTTCTATCCCAATAGTTGCTTGTAGTCCAAAGAAGCAAACATCCCTTGAACCTGTTGTAGTAAAAACCCTTATTAGTGCATCTGAATCGTGGAATGGAGATTCTTTTAGCTATCCAAAAGGGCAAGCAGAAATGAAACTTGAAAAAATAACTGCTCAACCAGGTTTTAAAACACCTCTTCATTTACATCCACAGCCTGGGATTATTTATCTACAAAGAGGAACTCTTTATTGTGAAACGAGTGACGGACAATCCCTGACGATAAGAGCTGGTGAAAGCTTCGCTTCATCCCAGGACACTGCTCATTATTGTCAAAACATTGGTAATGAAGAGATGGTGGTTTTTAGTGCCTCAGCAGGATCTAAAGGTAAGAAAACAACTGTCCCGACTGAATAA
- a CDS encoding site-specific integrase produces MPIKKETEPWVINFRQLLKASLHPGAQWFVSNSRGQMRLEIKEGGAKQSRILPFEWNQKAAASALPRLQQIYKNYIKSKGQKTLAQACALTEVSSSKHQVDWDDLISQYRKFVPNASDKTWTKSYLPVLRKAGSLMRQAKSKPLDGEHLMMKALNQWQQGSRSRQIARRSLKGFLDWAVLRGNLIAAYAPPAHIPETRTPKQIGYAISDEQILYLLESIPKGRHPAEVETYNSWKFAIQLCTVYGLRPEELRHLYVEEGPEGKELWTSYQKSKGGTKGNRTEPRKLHPLFVRTPKGPIDWQLLNRFEIEEKLPPLGQEGKGGEALGTFLKRRKYWSDLKIWIKKKKIKQVLKPYTFRHRYAKESHAAGFPIANICKAMGHSIEVHLGNYARFTPDGTADLYAKRNKAAKAACKTKVF; encoded by the coding sequence ATGCCTATTAAAAAAGAAACTGAGCCTTGGGTTATTAATTTCAGGCAACTTCTCAAAGCCTCGTTGCATCCTGGTGCTCAATGGTTTGTATCCAATAGCCGAGGGCAAATGCGCTTGGAGATCAAAGAAGGCGGTGCAAAACAATCTAGAATCCTTCCCTTTGAATGGAATCAAAAGGCCGCTGCCTCTGCTCTACCTAGGCTTCAGCAAATTTATAAGAACTACATCAAGTCCAAAGGTCAAAAAACACTTGCTCAAGCTTGTGCTCTAACTGAAGTATCTAGTTCAAAGCATCAAGTGGATTGGGATGACTTAATAAGTCAATACAGAAAATTTGTTCCTAATGCCAGTGATAAGACTTGGACCAAAAGTTATTTACCTGTTTTAAGAAAAGCAGGTTCATTAATGAGACAAGCAAAAAGCAAACCACTTGATGGAGAGCATCTAATGATGAAAGCTCTTAATCAATGGCAACAAGGTAGTCGTTCACGACAAATCGCTCGACGTAGTCTTAAAGGCTTTCTTGATTGGGCTGTTCTAAGAGGGAATTTAATTGCCGCATATGCTCCACCAGCACATATCCCAGAGACAAGAACACCCAAGCAAATAGGGTATGCAATTTCAGATGAGCAGATTCTCTATTTACTTGAATCAATCCCCAAAGGAAGGCATCCAGCAGAAGTAGAAACTTATAACTCATGGAAATTTGCGATTCAGTTATGTACTGTTTATGGCTTAAGACCAGAAGAACTCAGGCATCTTTATGTTGAAGAAGGCCCTGAAGGTAAAGAGCTATGGACGTCTTATCAGAAAAGTAAAGGCGGTACAAAAGGAAATAGAACAGAACCCAGGAAATTACATCCTTTATTTGTACGAACTCCTAAAGGACCAATTGATTGGCAATTGTTAAACAGGTTTGAGATAGAAGAAAAGCTTCCACCTCTAGGTCAAGAAGGCAAAGGTGGAGAAGCCTTAGGTACTTTTCTAAAACGTCGCAAATATTGGAGTGATTTAAAAATATGGATCAAGAAAAAAAAGATTAAACAAGTTTTAAAGCCTTATACATTTAGACATCGCTATGCCAAAGAGTCTCATGCGGCTGGATTCCCAATAGCAAATATCTGCAAAGCAATGGGACATTCCATCGAAGTTCACTTAGGCAACTATGCGAGATTCACCCCTGATGGGACGGCTGATCTTTACGCCAAAAGAAATAAAGCTGCTAAGGCTGCATGTAAAACAAAGGTCTTTTAA
- a CDS encoding AAA family ATPase, translated as MISSTAKKELISQITRLCENWKRDKNLRDEANEAEAEPLARNLLQILGITQERVFPQYKCSSNKKVDLAVKFQPLGDSDKFTKPDLIVEIKRPSWIFSEGEEKYSQTVSQLQSYLSGERCKSVKYGIIFNGCQIQLFRKHGMLSYPISSILSLDKENIDLTIAYLVEHIMQDSDLRGTILTVWNNKGGVGKTTIAQSLAILLSEKISFGKKEKNKILLIDFDHNQGDLTANCKMERSEGETKKLLDDDYQNNLSNEGIIRSLKSFTNIPKKGRKPRFPFDIKVLRADSALSRASISYMKNFDAKDRLPLRKLSLNLSKSFDYIIIDAPPNYEQSIFSQEAVSAADCILPIALFQNSNSIRNYANAIFDYLKPAQIKRADGGPFSLGIWFNRWRTTWTSTPTSSSVSKQIKDAEKAEERMELKRIFYKPNTRQLRKIDETADIARSIMDAKGLPGVVRYMRARNTFDSLVKEFSD; from the coding sequence ATGATAAGTTCCACTGCCAAAAAAGAATTAATAAGTCAAATAACTCGCCTATGTGAGAATTGGAAGAGGGATAAGAATTTAAGAGATGAGGCAAACGAAGCTGAAGCAGAGCCTTTAGCTAGAAATCTATTGCAAATACTAGGAATAACTCAGGAGAGAGTCTTCCCCCAATACAAATGCTCTAGCAATAAGAAAGTTGATTTAGCTGTCAAATTTCAACCATTAGGAGACTCAGATAAGTTCACAAAGCCAGATCTAATTGTTGAAATCAAAAGACCTTCCTGGATCTTTTCTGAAGGCGAAGAGAAATATTCTCAAACAGTTTCTCAATTACAGTCTTATCTTTCGGGAGAGAGGTGCAAATCCGTAAAGTATGGAATCATTTTTAATGGGTGCCAAATTCAACTTTTTAGAAAACATGGAATGCTTTCTTACCCAATTAGTTCAATATTGTCGTTGGACAAAGAGAATATAGATTTAACTATTGCCTACTTGGTGGAACATATAATGCAAGATAGTGATCTAAGAGGAACAATTCTTACTGTTTGGAACAATAAAGGAGGTGTTGGTAAAACAACCATTGCTCAGAGTCTGGCAATTCTATTAAGTGAGAAAATCTCTTTTGGTAAGAAAGAGAAGAATAAAATTCTTTTAATTGATTTTGACCATAACCAAGGAGATCTAACTGCAAATTGCAAAATGGAAAGAAGTGAAGGAGAGACAAAAAAACTTTTAGACGATGACTATCAAAATAATTTGTCTAATGAAGGGATCATTAGGTCGCTTAAGTCATTCACGAATATTCCCAAGAAAGGGAGAAAACCACGCTTCCCTTTTGATATAAAAGTCCTAAGAGCTGACTCAGCATTAAGCAGAGCAAGTATTAGCTATATGAAAAATTTTGATGCAAAGGATAGGTTGCCTTTAAGAAAACTAAGCCTAAACCTATCAAAGTCATTCGATTACATAATTATCGATGCGCCTCCTAATTATGAACAAAGTATATTTTCACAAGAAGCCGTAAGTGCAGCTGACTGTATCCTTCCAATTGCTCTATTCCAAAATAGTAATTCAATCAGAAATTATGCTAATGCCATCTTTGATTACTTAAAACCAGCTCAAATAAAACGTGCCGATGGTGGGCCTTTTAGTTTAGGAATTTGGTTTAATCGATGGAGAACAACTTGGACTTCAACACCAACTAGTTCTTCTGTCTCTAAGCAAATTAAAGATGCTGAGAAGGCAGAAGAACGTATGGAACTTAAACGCATCTTTTATAAACCCAATACTCGTCAGTTAAGAAAAATAGATGAGACTGCTGACATAGCAAGATCAATTATGGATGCCAAAGGTTTGCCAGGTGTTGTTCGCTATATGAGAGCAAGAAATACTTTTGACTCTTTAGTTAAAGAGTTCTCTGATTAA
- a CDS encoding AAA family ATPase translates to MDLRDFGAVPIPDSKEEEQAWQEEQDRQLIAEEKKVGRRLTSAQSNSIQIKTLRGGDSVGKRVWVVDQFLALGAVLLLAAEKGSGKTALLLRLIEAVSKGSFFLNELQTRKLKVLLIQCDEPQEDTEIKLRLMGLPDGLCDVAWLENTLDLTCLQQKIDENIYQLIIIDSATKGLASDNCEVTDTGFTRKLYKIRSMFAKAKVSAIITTHLNQPIDKKERQTITAHDIAGLSTIGNAISDIWGLVRVPQKQDQFRLICLGKRNCRINTLWELQGSDEDYSFELVKVGENNLLPTKRKKLRERISDYLKETSDYCHPRSIAMGLSPASEEEVVRRYLAEMYSEGLIQRRKVLVNHGRSRYEYATFPT, encoded by the coding sequence ATGGACTTACGAGATTTTGGCGCTGTTCCTATACCTGATTCCAAAGAAGAGGAACAGGCATGGCAGGAAGAGCAAGATCGCCAGCTAATAGCAGAAGAGAAAAAAGTAGGAAGAAGATTGACTTCAGCTCAATCAAATTCAATTCAGATCAAAACATTAAGAGGGGGTGACTCAGTAGGAAAAAGGGTCTGGGTAGTGGATCAGTTTCTTGCTTTAGGAGCAGTTTTGCTTTTGGCGGCTGAAAAAGGTTCTGGGAAAACGGCTTTATTGCTGCGTTTGATTGAAGCGGTTAGCAAGGGAAGCTTTTTTTTGAATGAACTGCAAACAAGAAAACTAAAGGTATTACTGATTCAATGCGATGAACCTCAAGAAGATACTGAAATCAAATTGCGGTTGATGGGTTTGCCTGATGGTTTATGTGATGTTGCATGGCTTGAAAACACTCTCGATTTGACCTGTTTACAACAAAAAATCGATGAGAACATCTATCAATTAATCATCATTGATAGCGCAACAAAAGGACTTGCTTCTGATAATTGTGAAGTGACAGATACAGGATTTACGAGGAAGCTTTATAAGATCCGCTCAATGTTTGCAAAGGCAAAGGTCAGCGCAATTATTACTACTCATTTAAATCAACCGATCGATAAGAAAGAGAGGCAAACAATTACAGCGCATGATATAGCGGGGCTTTCTACAATCGGTAATGCCATTAGTGATATATGGGGTCTCGTAAGAGTTCCTCAAAAGCAGGATCAGTTTCGCCTAATCTGTCTGGGAAAGAGGAATTGCAGGATCAATACGCTATGGGAATTACAAGGAAGTGATGAGGATTATTCTTTTGAACTAGTCAAGGTAGGTGAAAATAATTTATTACCTACTAAGCGTAAGAAGTTAAGAGAAAGAATTAGCGATTATCTAAAGGAGACTAGTGATTATTGTCATCCTCGATCGATTGCTATGGGCCTGTCTCCAGCAAGTGAAGAGGAAGTAGTAAGGCGTTATTTAGCAGAAATGTATTCAGAAGGATTAATTCAACGCAGGAAAGTACTTGTTAATCATGGTCGTTCTAGATATGAGTACGCGACTTTTCCTACTTAG